One Cupriavidus pauculus genomic window, CGGCAAGCCGCAGGCGCAGATGATCGAACAGATGCTCGCGTTCAAGAACGGGCAGCGCGCGGGCACGGTCATGCCGCAGCTCGCGCGGGGCTACAGCGATGCCGAGATCGTCGCGATCGCGGCCTGGTTCAGCGATCCGGCGCAGACGCGGAGATAACGCCATGCAACGACGTTCGTTCCTCGGCGCGCTCTCCGGCGCCGCTGTCATGAGTACGGGTCTCGGCATGCTGACCCCGCGCCAGGCCCGCGCGGCCGCCCCCGCGAAGGTGGTGGTGGTCGGCGGCGGCTATGGCGGCGCCACGGCCGCGCGCTATCTGCGCGCCTGGAGCGGCAACGCGATCGAGGTCACGCTCGTGGAGCCGGACGCGGCGTTCGTATCGTGCCCGCTGTCCAATCTGGTCGTGACCGGCCAGCGCACCATGGCCGACATCACGCGCTCGTACGACACGCTCGCGAGCCGCTTCGGCGTGCGCATCGTGCGCGACACCGTCACCGCCATCGATCCGTCGCGCCGTACCGTGCGGCTGGCCGGCGGCGATACGCTGCCCTATGACCGGCTGGTGTTGTCGCCGGGCGTGGAGATGCAGACCGGCGCCATCGCGGGCCTGAGCCGTCCCGGCGGCGACCAGATCCTGCATGCGTGGAAGGCCGGCCCGCAGACCGAGGCACTCGCCAGGCAACTGGCGGCCATGCGCGACGGCGGCACGTTCGCGATCACGGTGCCGCTGGCGCCGTACCGCTGCCCGCCCGGGCCATACGAGCGCGCAAGCCTCGTAGCCGACTATCTCAAGCGCAACAAGCCGCGCAGCAAGGTGCTGATCCTCGACGCGAATCCGGACATCACGTCCAAGGGCGCGCTGTTCCGGCAGGTCTGGCAGACGCGCTATGCCGGCATGATCGAGTACCGGCCGCAGTACGAGACCGTCGATGTCGATCCGGCCACGCGCACGCTCAAGTTCGACGTACAGGACGACGAGCGCGCCGACGTGATCAACCTCCTGCCGCCGCAGCGCGCGGGGGCGATCGCGGTCGCCACGGGGCTGGCCACGGCCAATGGCCGCTGGTGCGAGGTGGACTTCCTGACGATGGCGTCGCGCGCGGCGCCCGATATCCACGTGATCGGCGACGCCATCCAGATCGCGCCGCTGATGCCGAAGTCGGGCCATATGGCCAACCAGCACGGCAAGGTGGCCGCGGGCGCCATCGTCGCACTGCTGGCGGGGCAGGCGCCCAATCCCGCGCCGCTCTACAACAACACCTGCTACAGCTTCACGTCGGCCAGCGAGGCCGTCCACATCGCAAGCGTGCACCGCTACGACCCCGCGCAGAAGACCATGGTGACGGTGCCCGGCTCGGGCGGTCTGTCGCCGGCGCCGAGCGATCTCGAAGGCCGCTATGCGCAGGCCTGGGCGCAGGGCATCTGGACGGACATGCTGGGCTAACCCCCGCCCCTATTTTCATGCTGGCCAAAGACCGCCTTCTCGCCCTCGGCATCATCGTCGTCTGGGGCCTCAACTTCGTCGTCATCCGGATGGGCCTCAACGGCATGCCGCCCATGCTGCTGGGCGCGCTGCGATTCCTGCTCGTCGCGTTTCCCGCCGTGCTGTTCGTGCCGCGCCCGCGCGTGCCCTGGCCGAAGCTCGTGGCCTACGGCGCGTTCATCAGCCTGGGCCAGTTCGCGTTCCTGTTCTATGCGATGACGGTGGGCATGCCCGCGGGCGTGGCCTCCCTGGTGATGCAATCGCAGGTGTTTTTCACGGTCGCCTTCGCGGCCCTGTATCTGCGCGAACCCGTGCGCTGGCACCATCTGGCGGGCATGATCGTCGCGGCCGCGGGCCTCGCGCTCATCGGCACCGGCATGTCCGGACAGACGGGCGGCGGCGCGCAGGGCATGACGCTCGCCGGCTTCGTGCTCACGCTGTGTGGCGCGGCCTGCTGGGCCACGGGCAATATCGTCAGCAAGACCATCGGCCCCGTCGATCTGCTCGGACTGGTCGTATGGGGCGCGCTGGTGCCCGTCGTGCCGTTCCTGCTGCTGTCCCTGGCGCTGGAGGGGCCCGCGCGCGTCGCCGACAGCCTGACGCACCTGTCGGGCATGGCCGTCTTCGCGGTCTGCTATCTGGCGTTCGCCGCGACGCTCTTCTGCTACACGATCTGGGGCCGCCTGCTGAACCGTTACCCGGCCAGCAAGGTCGCGCCGCTCACGCTGCTGGTGCCGCCGGTCGGACTGATTTCCGCCCACCTGCTGCTCGGCGAGGACCTCGCGGCCGCGCAGTGGATCGGCGCGATGGTGGTCATGGCCGGGCTGCTGCTCAGCGTGTTCGGCGGCCGGCTGGTGCCGGCGCGCAGGCTGGATCGACCCTCGTGAACCCGCAATGCGAGGGTTAACCCTTAAATCGGCGCCGCGACCCCTTGCCGCAGGCATATCGATATCACCGCGGCGTCCGTAGGGCATTGGATTCTTGAGGCAAAATAGCGGACTGGCCGCTTATGCCCGGGGAACATCGGGCACCGCCCCCCATCCTGATCACCGATACGATGCGGGTGGCCAACACGCGTCGCACGCGGCGCCTTTTGCCGTCCCCACGGCTTACGAGTTTGGAGCCAACAACAAATGAAGCAGTTCGTAATCGCAACGCTGATGCTGGCGGCTGCCGCGTCGGCGCACGCCGTCGATGCCGCCAAGGCACAGGACATCGCCAGCAAGAACGCCTGTATGGGTTGCCATCAGGTCGACAAGAAGCTGGTGGGTCCGTCGTTCAAGGACGTCGCCGCCAAGTACAAGGGTGACAAGGGCGCGCTGGCCAAGCTGACCGCGAAGGTCAAGAACGGCGGCGCGGGCGTCTGGGGTCCGGTGCCGATGCCCGCGAACGCGGGTGTCAGCGATGCCGACATCAAGACCGTGGTCGAGTGGGTCCTCGCGGGCGCGCCGGCCAAGTAAGCCAGATCGCAACGCAACAACGGCGGCGGCCTCCGGCACGACACGGCGGCCGCCGCTGGCAGTCAGGCAGTGCAGCAAAACCTATAGCAGTCGAAACGGGTAGCAGACAAAAGACGACATGAATCAGAAACGACGAGACGTCCTGCGGGTCACCGCCGTGCTGTCGCTGATGGCCGCCACCGGCCTGATCAGCGAAGCGCAGGCCGCGGAGTGGAACAAGAACGCTTTTGACGGCAAGAGCGTGGCCGACGTGATCAAGGCGCTCGGCGGCAACGGTACCGAGAAATCCGGTTCGATCACCTTCACCGCACCCGATATCGCCGAGAACGGTGCCGTGGTGCCCGTGGCGGTAACGAGCAGCATTCCCGATACCGAACAGATCGCGATCCTGGTGGAAAAGAACCCCTACACGCTGGCGGCGGACTTCAAGATCCCGGCCGGCACCGAGCCGTTCGTCTCCACGCGCGTGAAGATGGGCCAGACCTCGGTCGTGTACGCCGCAGTCAAGGCGGGGGGCAAGTGGTACGTGGCCCAGAAGGAAATCAAGGTCACGCTCGGCGGCTGCGGCGGCTGAGGCATTCATCAGGAGAGAGAGAACATGGCAGATCCGATGCGCGTCCGCGCCACCGAGAACGGTGGCGTCGTGGACGTCAAGATTCTGATGAAGCACGACATGGAAACCGGCCAGCGCAAGGATGCGAGCGGCAAGACCGTTCCGGCCTGGCATATCCAGACCGTCGTCGCGCAATGCAATGGCAAGGAAGTCTTCAACGCGCAGTTCGGCACGGCGGTGTCCAAGGACCCGTTCCTGAACTTCAAGTTCAAGGGCGGCAACAAGGGCGACAAGGTCACGGTGACCTGGGTCGACAACCGCGGCGACAAGCGCACCGACGAAGCGACCATCGCCTGATCCGGCGACGCCTCGAACACGCATATACGAAGGAACGCAGCATGCGGCGAGCATTCTTCAAGGCCACGGCGGCACTCGCCGCGGTGGGTCTGTCCGCGAAGGCCATGGCGCAGGCCAGTCCGGCCGCGCAGGGCAAGGGCGGCAACAAGGTCAAGGTCGTCTACCAGATGTCGGAAGGGCTCGATCAGGCCGTCCGCATGATGAGCAACCTGCGTAACCATCTGAACGGCGCGCCGGGCACGAAGATCGTGGTGGTGGCCTTCGGTTACGGCATCGACTTCCTGCTGGAAGGCGCCAAGGATGCGCGCGGCAATGCGTTCGACGCGCCGGTGGCCGCGCTGGCCGCTGATGGCGTGGAATTCCGCGCCTGCGGCAACACGCTGGCCGCGCGCCGCATTTCGCCGTCGAGCCTGCTGCTCGAGGCCAAGGTCGTCCCCGCGGGCGTGGTGGAAGTTGCCAACCTGCAGTTCAACGAAGGGTACGCGTACATCAAGCCGTAACGCTGTCACGGCCCGTACGCCCGAATCCCTCCATAACGCGAACGATGCGGGAGCCACCGCATCGCGAGGAGAAGGTCCCCATGCAGAACCATCGACGCCGCCCCGGTGCGGCGCTGCTGGCCATTGCCGCCACCGCCGCTGCGGCCGCCGCCATGGTCGCGGCACTGCCCGTCCAGGCGCAGGGCAGCACCGCCGAAGAGCTGGCCAAGTACCGCCAGATGCTGGCCGAAGGCAATCCCGCCGAACTGTGGGAAGCCGCTGGC contains:
- a CDS encoding NAD(P)/FAD-dependent oxidoreductase translates to MQRRSFLGALSGAAVMSTGLGMLTPRQARAAAPAKVVVVGGGYGGATAARYLRAWSGNAIEVTLVEPDAAFVSCPLSNLVVTGQRTMADITRSYDTLASRFGVRIVRDTVTAIDPSRRTVRLAGGDTLPYDRLVLSPGVEMQTGAIAGLSRPGGDQILHAWKAGPQTEALARQLAAMRDGGTFAITVPLAPYRCPPGPYERASLVADYLKRNKPRSKVLILDANPDITSKGALFRQVWQTRYAGMIEYRPQYETVDVDPATRTLKFDVQDDERADVINLLPPQRAGAIAVATGLATANGRWCEVDFLTMASRAAPDIHVIGDAIQIAPLMPKSGHMANQHGKVAAGAIVALLAGQAPNPAPLYNNTCYSFTSASEAVHIASVHRYDPAQKTMVTVPGSGGLSPAPSDLEGRYAQAWAQGIWTDMLG
- a CDS encoding EamA family transporter; the protein is MLAKDRLLALGIIVVWGLNFVVIRMGLNGMPPMLLGALRFLLVAFPAVLFVPRPRVPWPKLVAYGAFISLGQFAFLFYAMTVGMPAGVASLVMQSQVFFTVAFAALYLREPVRWHHLAGMIVAAAGLALIGTGMSGQTGGGAQGMTLAGFVLTLCGAACWATGNIVSKTIGPVDLLGLVVWGALVPVVPFLLLSLALEGPARVADSLTHLSGMAVFAVCYLAFAATLFCYTIWGRLLNRYPASKVAPLTLLVPPVGLISAHLLLGEDLAAAQWIGAMVVMAGLLLSVFGGRLVPARRLDRPS
- a CDS encoding c-type cytochrome gives rise to the protein MKQFVIATLMLAAAASAHAVDAAKAQDIASKNACMGCHQVDKKLVGPSFKDVAAKYKGDKGALAKLTAKVKNGGAGVWGPVPMPANAGVSDADIKTVVEWVLAGAPAK
- the soxY gene encoding thiosulfate oxidation carrier protein SoxY; its protein translation is MNQKRRDVLRVTAVLSLMAATGLISEAQAAEWNKNAFDGKSVADVIKALGGNGTEKSGSITFTAPDIAENGAVVPVAVTSSIPDTEQIAILVEKNPYTLAADFKIPAGTEPFVSTRVKMGQTSVVYAAVKAGGKWYVAQKEIKVTLGGCGG
- the soxZ gene encoding thiosulfate oxidation carrier complex protein SoxZ; its protein translation is MADPMRVRATENGGVVDVKILMKHDMETGQRKDASGKTVPAWHIQTVVAQCNGKEVFNAQFGTAVSKDPFLNFKFKGGNKGDKVTVTWVDNRGDKRTDEATIA
- a CDS encoding DsrE family protein, giving the protein MRRAFFKATAALAAVGLSAKAMAQASPAAQGKGGNKVKVVYQMSEGLDQAVRMMSNLRNHLNGAPGTKIVVVAFGYGIDFLLEGAKDARGNAFDAPVAALAADGVEFRACGNTLAARRISPSSLLLEAKVVPAGVVEVANLQFNEGYAYIKP